The window tatcatattattttatatgatatattattttatattttattttatattgtattatattatattatttttattattattttatatgatattatattatttttattataatataatatattttattatattacacattcattattgtgtttttactaaaatgaacatttgtttCTGCCTTTTTTTTATTCCTATTATAGTATTACTGTAAATGTTCATCATTAAATCATATATGATCAATATTAAAACTCATAATCAGTGAAGTGACCTTGAGGCTTGTATTCGCAGCCGATGAAGCCCTGATAGTCGAGCTCCTCCAGCAGTCTGAAGATGAAGGAGAAATTGAGCTCTCCAGGGCTGTCTGGCTCATGCCGATCCGGAACCTGAGCTATCTGGATGTGGCctgatgcaaaataataataatcaataagtaataataaaactgGAAAACAGAAAgtataataaagtaatataacaatataacaatataatttaaaagcattttgtagacaagcaaaaaaaaaaacgatggtCTTATtcttaatataacaaaataattgcatttattttttgttaatataggcTGGAAtactaaaacaaacaataaacatgataaaatatagtaaaaaagcACAACAAAAATCAAACCTGAGCCTGTTTTTActcaaaaatgtattgtttttctcTAATTTGTATTCAAGTTCGAAACTAAAATAACCAAAGACAGTTAAACAAAACTTGAAATAAACACAGAACATCGACAAAATATTACTACAAAATGTtcaacaaaaatacaaacttagaatgttaatattgtaaatataggaaatattttgacatttttattttattttgtagaaatttaaacagaaatgttttattattttattgttgtggtgtttgtgcatatgtgtatatatgtgtgtatatatgtgtgtgtgtgtgtgtatatatatatatatatatatatatatatatatatatatatatatatatatatatatatatatatatatatatatatatatatatacccacacacacactaaaataaactttctttattcagttttctacaaaataaagtaaaaatgccAAATCGCTACTACTAAAATTCATCAAAATAATACTTTTGaatgttaaaaattattaatagtaAAGATGTTGAAATATAACGTCTGTTAGGTTGAGACAGACTGCAGCAGGATTATGTATTACCGCAGTAACGGTGAGGTTTACCTGTCATTGGTAAGTATCTCCGTATATTGTGAGTTAAGTTTCCATCCATGATCTGCCAGTGGAAGATGTCCTACAACAGCAGAAGCAGACAAGAACAGTCAGTGTATGGAGAGTCTGAGGTGTGTTTtctgcagatggatggatggatggatagatagatggaaggatggatagatagatagatagatagatagatagatagatagatagatagatagatagatagatagatagatagatagatagatagatagatagatagatagatagatagatagatagatagatagatagatagatagatagatagatagatagatggatagatagatggatggatggatggatgtggatggaaggatagatagatagatagatggatggatggatggatggatggatggatggaaggatagatagatagatagatcgatagatagatagatagatagatagatagatggatggatggatggatggatggatggatggatggatggatggaaggatggatggatggatggatggatggatggatggaaggatagatggatggatggatggaaggatagatggatggatggatggatggatggatggatggatggatggatggatggatggatggaaggatagatagatagatggatggatggatggatggatggatggatggaaggatggaaggatagatagatagatggatggatggatggaacaatagatagacagacagacagactaataTATGAGAAATATGAGAAAACTAACCATCTGCATCTTGATGCTGGGATGATCCACTCTCTGCAGAATCTCAGCAGCTACACACCAACACAATAAAACATCAGTAAATGATCCAgaatcagaaaacacacactcaatGTTCAGTGTGAGAGAGTGCTGACCCTGATGTGGAGAGTGCAGGAAATATCGTGGGTCTGTGATCCTGCTGTTGATCGGCTCAATCAGACCAAGCAGACCTTCCTGAAGAGCAAAGACAAACTGTTTTTGGGCGATGAAGACAATTtttgatcgttttttttttttttttttgcaaaatatgtgACCTACAGGTACTAAAAGTTAGGTGTAAGTAAAAGAGTTTTTAGTGATTATTGATCAAATTAGCAGCATTGAAGAGTTATATAGTATAGTATCGTTTTAAAAGCTCTCAAATTCAGCCTTACACTAAATTACAGCATCAAAACCATCCAGCCAAACCACGGTATTAAATGTAGAGACCCGGTGGAGAGTTACAACATCacgaaatcaaaaacaaaacaaatgtttcaagCACTGTAGGAGTATTTCAGTAAGCATTGGAGGAAGACTacaatgatatttatatatactcatttatgttatatattattttatgctgtaaataataataaataaataatttttaaaaatatgtaagaCCTAAGAACACAAGACTGCAGTCAATTAAAATTTGGACTTTGAACTTTTGAtttcaaattttttaatttaatttttatttatttttttagtttttttattcttaaataaaGATTTGGAATTCTAAAACTTTgatttagaattctaaaattgTGATTTTTAGTTGTAAATTTAGATTTGGAATTCTAATATTTTGATTTGGAATTCAACATTGTTAATTTAGAATTAAAAAACTTTgattaatatttctaaaatttaaatttggaattaaatttagatttagaatttaaaaaaaaatttttttgtaaatttagatTTGGAATTCTAATATTTTGAATTGGAATTCAACAATGTTAATTTAGAATTCAAAACTTAAAATTAGAATTCAAAAACTTTGATTATTAACTCTAAAATTTAGATTTGGAaatctcaaaaaatatatatatttttgtaacttTAGAATTTGGaattctaaattttttttttttttttgtaaatttaaatttggaattttacaattttgatttttaattgtaGATTTTGAATTGGATTTCTAATGACTTAGATTTGGATTCTATAATTTTGATTTAGAAATTTTAAGGGGGTCAAAGGTCACCTTGTCTAGCACACCTGCTGCATGCTTCAGATTGTGCACAAACGTATCCTCCATCTGCAGGGCAAGAGCGCAGCGTTCAGACCCCGCCGGGACCCTGCCAGCCATCAAGTGAATCCTGGAGACACACATGAACATCACATATACACCATCCTCATGCTCCACCGATGGAGAAAACACACCTCAGAGCTTCAGCAAGAACAGTTCAGCACAAATCTGAACATTTCAGTAAGTAAAGCTTCATGTCTTCCTCACAGCAGCTTCAGTATGCGcttgttttatgctttatataATATGAGTGGAACATCCAGCAGTCCACTGTGAATATAAATCAGCTGAAGGACTGTTATTGCTGCTGTGTTTTGTTCATTTGAGTCCTAACCAgacaacaaaaagacaaagcaggAAAAGTGAGCTCTTCCATGCAAATCTCTGAATAAATATTGATTTGGATTTCTGTATGGTCGGAGTTTTCAGAAAGCTTGAGTTTCAGTCAGCCAATACTCCCTTTTTGTGTGGACAAACAGtaaaaatgtgtagaaaaaaagtgcatttttgAAAATACTCATGCTTGTGTGGACAGggctttaaagggtcatgacaccccccactttcggttcaagtctacctcagaattttttcaaaagatgcatgataatgggcgtggagctctgtgaGCAAAGGGcaagagtgggcgtggccagcaggggagaaggaggggagcgaacaactgttgtcagtcggctcacaaaatgagacacaaaccatgaggagacgcatgaCTTTATAGctaacaaagttaaaatgcaaagaaacaaACGGTAATTTAATGCtcagctacatttgttatttgtaatttcatatacagataaccacaatttatatcattttaaagataagcatgttcatataaacactataaatgatgacttctccctcaatccccgggtctgaatgcagactctcttgccctgcctattttaaccattagccctgttggtaatctggaggatttaggcaaacacagcagcacggtgatgtgtctaaatgtgaacgaactcctgataaaggACAAAGTCCACAATTCTCTGTCATactcgtactgctctcctgacaaaaatgcttgctgcacacaaacagctctGCTGTATCGatcctgacagcatcgcggggaaacAGACACACAACCCTTCATGAATGGATGAATACTgtgtgctgtgtgtttgtgtctcagagcttggcactggcaggtctgccttgtcTTCGTAAAGCACGTGCAggcatgaataattaagaagccggctcttctcataggataagaaaactccgctatgaataataatgagaaaccgacaaaAGCTGACAAACTGACAAATGCTCCAAAttatccagtttaccccacaattacagctgacAGGTGCCAACATtgccttaactgatgctcaacaaacACAATTCTGTTAACATCTCagaaaaagtactcgagggtttcatGAACCTTTATGAACATGTAATTGGTGTTTGTTAAATGTGTGACCCCTGAAGGTCGACTGAAGTGTGTTCCTGAAGAGTATTAAACATCCTCACACTCGTACCTCGTGCAGTCGAGTGCTTTAGCGTACTGAACAGCCAAATCCAAACCCTGCCTGAACTCCTGCTCTCTCCCAGGAACAGCAGCCAATCCCAGATCTCCAGCTGACGCGTCACCTGCGGGAACACAGCAGCTGATTATTACTGATGATAACTATCAGCACTTAATTAAagtgtctatccgtctatctagtCATCTGAATATAGTGATCCATCCAgtcgtccatccatccaaccatagtTTAACCCAagaatccatccatctatctatctatctatctatctatctatctatctatctatctatctatctatctatctatctatctagtcatCCGTCTATctag is drawn from Danio rerio strain Tuebingen ecotype United States chromosome 6, GRCz12tu, whole genome shotgun sequence and contains these coding sequences:
- the hyi gene encoding putative hydroxypyruvate isomerase — encoded protein: MAPLKFCANISWLFTELPEFPQRMRAAASAGFRAVEAAWLYNTDLKELKTAKEETGLEFVLINTPPGDASAGDLGLAAVPGREQEFRQGLDLAVQYAKALDCTRIHLMAGRVPAGSERCALALQMEDTFVHNLKHAAGVLDKEGLLGLIEPINSRITDPRYFLHSPHQAAEILQRVDHPSIKMQMDIFHWQIMDGNLTHNIRRYLPMTGHIQIAQVPDRHEPDSPGELNFSFIFRLLEELDYQGFIGCEYKPQGSTEAGLEWLRKYWRSRNGGERD